A single region of the Agromyces sp. Leaf222 genome encodes:
- a CDS encoding family 20 glycosylhydrolase yields the protein MPRRTRNAARRAPGASRAALVARGVAISLVTGLALAATLTACTAPAKNGEAMTGIVPAPISADYPDRAPFTLEQNSRLVAKGEGAAAVAETFGALARVSTGFGLPVVDGADGADAAASDIAFVVAAGEAPDGAAEGYTLESGSDGVRLAADTPAGLFRASQSLRQLLPAAIERTDAAKPPADGWTLPAASVADAPRFAYRGSMLDVARHFFPVEDVLDHIDRIALLKLNVLHLHLTDDQGWRIQIDSWPELTAAGATTSVGGDGGGFYTKDDYRRIVEYAAERFVTVVPEVDLPGHTNAALHAYPELNCDGVAPKPYEGMEVGFSSLCASPERAEATDRFLADVTRELAEMTPGPWLHVGGDESLATPQADYLDLVRRITAAGAATGKTLIGWHEMGASRELPAGTVGQYWSYVEPQEDAAELTTSFVEQGGSVILSPADVAYLDMKYPDDPDGPLGSKLGLTWADGPTTLEEAYGWEPTAIVPGLAEADILGVEAPLWTETIAAAPDLEYMVFPRIAAIAEIAWSPAPSASALAEGRPVTDGGARDLDSFHGRLASLGAHLDALGVSYRKVGGVPWVD from the coding sequence ATGCCACGACGCACCCGCAACGCCGCACGCCGCGCACCCGGCGCATCCCGCGCAGCCCTCGTCGCTCGCGGGGTCGCCATCAGCCTCGTCACGGGCCTCGCGCTCGCGGCCACACTCACCGCGTGCACCGCACCGGCCAAGAACGGAGAAGCCATGACCGGCATCGTGCCGGCGCCGATCAGCGCCGACTACCCCGACCGGGCGCCATTCACGCTCGAACAGAACAGCCGTCTCGTCGCCAAGGGCGAAGGGGCGGCGGCGGTCGCCGAGACCTTCGGCGCCCTCGCCCGGGTGTCGACGGGCTTCGGGTTGCCCGTGGTCGACGGTGCCGATGGAGCGGATGCCGCGGCATCCGACATCGCGTTCGTGGTCGCCGCGGGCGAAGCGCCCGACGGTGCCGCCGAGGGCTACACGCTCGAGTCCGGCTCCGACGGCGTGCGCCTCGCGGCCGACACGCCCGCCGGACTGTTCCGGGCATCGCAGTCGCTGCGCCAACTGCTGCCCGCCGCGATCGAGCGAACGGATGCCGCGAAGCCGCCCGCCGACGGATGGACGCTGCCCGCGGCATCCGTCGCCGATGCGCCCCGCTTCGCCTACCGCGGATCGATGCTCGACGTGGCCCGCCACTTCTTCCCCGTCGAGGACGTGCTCGACCACATCGACCGCATCGCCCTGCTGAAGCTCAACGTGCTGCACCTGCACCTCACCGACGACCAGGGCTGGCGCATCCAGATCGACTCGTGGCCCGAGCTCACCGCGGCCGGCGCGACGACGTCGGTGGGCGGAGACGGCGGCGGCTTCTACACGAAGGACGACTACCGGCGCATCGTCGAGTACGCCGCCGAGCGGTTCGTGACCGTCGTGCCAGAGGTCGACCTGCCCGGACACACGAACGCGGCGCTGCACGCCTACCCCGAGCTGAACTGCGACGGCGTCGCGCCCAAGCCCTACGAGGGCATGGAAGTCGGGTTCTCATCGCTCTGCGCCTCGCCGGAGCGCGCCGAGGCCACCGACCGGTTCCTCGCCGACGTCACGCGCGAGCTCGCCGAGATGACCCCCGGCCCGTGGCTGCACGTCGGCGGCGACGAGTCGCTCGCGACGCCGCAGGCCGACTACCTCGATCTCGTGCGCCGCATCACGGCCGCCGGAGCCGCGACCGGCAAGACGCTCATCGGATGGCACGAGATGGGCGCCTCGCGCGAGCTGCCCGCCGGCACCGTCGGCCAGTACTGGAGCTACGTCGAACCGCAGGAGGACGCGGCCGAACTCACCACCTCGTTCGTCGAGCAGGGCGGGAGCGTCATCCTCTCCCCCGCCGACGTCGCCTACCTCGACATGAAGTACCCCGACGACCCCGACGGCCCCCTCGGCTCCAAGCTCGGACTCACGTGGGCCGACGGACCGACGACGCTCGAGGAGGCCTACGGCTGGGAGCCCACCGCGATCGTGCCGGGGCTCGCCGAGGCCGACATCCTCGGCGTCGAGGCGCCCCTCTGGACCGAGACGATCGCCGCGGCGCCCGACCTCGAGTACATGGTGTTCCCCCGCATCGCGGCGATCGCCGAGATCGCGTGGTCGCCGGCGCCCTCGGCCTCGGCTCTCGCCGAGGGCCGGCCCGTCACCGACGGCGGGGCCCGCGACCTGGACTCGTTCCATGGCCGGCTGGCGTCGCTCGGCGCCCACCTCGACGCCCTCGGCGTCTCGTACCGCAAGGTCGGCGGGGTGCCCTGGGTCGACTGA
- the glyA gene encoding serine hydroxymethyltransferase — MAESVFNAPLSEVDPEIAEVLELELGRQRDYLEMIASENFVPVSVLQSQGSVLTNKYAEGYPGRRYYGGCEYVDIAESLAIERAKSLFGAEYANVQPHSGATANAAVLSAIATPGDTILGLELAHGGHLTHGMKLNFSGKLYNAVSYGVDPETFLVDMNVVRDKALEHKPQVIIAGWSAYPRHLDFAAFRAIADEVGAKLWVDMAHFAGLVAAGLHPSPVPYADVVSSTVHKTIGGPRSGFIVSRDTELAKKLNSNVFPGQQGGPLMHVIAAKATAFKIAASEEFKDRQARTIRGAQILADRLTADDSRAAGVDVLTGGTDVHLVLADLRNSKIDGQQAEDLLHEALITVNRNSVPFDPRPPMVTSGLRIGTPALATRGFGDVEFTEVADIIALALQGEADVASLRSRVEALTAAFPLYPGLAQ, encoded by the coding sequence TTGGCCGAGTCCGTTTTCAACGCCCCCCTGTCCGAGGTCGATCCCGAGATCGCCGAGGTGCTCGAACTCGAGCTCGGTCGCCAGCGCGACTACCTCGAGATGATCGCGAGCGAGAACTTCGTTCCCGTCTCGGTGCTGCAGTCGCAGGGGTCGGTGCTCACCAACAAGTACGCCGAGGGCTACCCCGGCCGCCGCTACTACGGCGGCTGCGAGTACGTCGACATCGCGGAGTCGCTCGCGATCGAGCGCGCGAAGAGCCTGTTCGGCGCCGAGTACGCCAACGTGCAGCCCCACTCCGGCGCGACCGCGAACGCGGCCGTGCTCTCGGCGATCGCGACGCCCGGCGACACGATCCTCGGCCTCGAGCTCGCGCACGGCGGCCACCTCACGCACGGCATGAAGCTCAACTTCTCGGGCAAGCTCTACAACGCCGTGTCGTACGGCGTCGACCCCGAGACCTTCCTCGTCGACATGAACGTCGTGCGCGACAAGGCCCTCGAGCACAAGCCGCAGGTCATCATCGCCGGCTGGTCGGCGTACCCCCGTCACCTCGACTTCGCCGCGTTCCGCGCGATCGCCGACGAGGTGGGCGCGAAGCTCTGGGTCGACATGGCGCACTTCGCGGGCCTCGTGGCCGCGGGCCTGCACCCGTCGCCCGTGCCCTACGCCGACGTCGTGTCGAGCACGGTGCACAAGACCATCGGCGGCCCCCGCTCGGGCTTCATCGTCTCGCGCGACACCGAGCTCGCGAAGAAGCTGAACTCCAACGTGTTCCCTGGCCAGCAGGGCGGCCCGCTCATGCACGTCATCGCGGCCAAGGCCACGGCGTTCAAGATCGCGGCCTCCGAGGAGTTCAAGGACCGCCAGGCGCGCACCATCCGCGGCGCGCAGATCCTCGCCGACCGTCTCACGGCCGACGACTCGCGTGCGGCCGGCGTCGACGTGCTCACGGGCGGCACCGACGTGCACCTCGTGCTCGCCGACCTCCGCAACTCGAAGATCGACGGCCAGCAGGCCGAAGACCTCCTGCACGAGGCGCTCATCACCGTGAACCGCAACTCGGTGCCGTTCGACCCGCGCCCGCCGATGGTCACCTCCGGCCTGCGCATCGGCACCCCGGCACTCGCGACCCGCGGCTTCGGCGACGTCGAGTTCACCGAGGTCGCCGACATCATCGCGCTCGCGCTCCAGGGCGAGGCGGATGTCGCGTCGCTGCGTTCGCGCGTCGAGGCCCTCACGGCGGCCTTCCCGCTCTACCCGGGCCTCGCCCAGTAG
- a CDS encoding bifunctional methylenetetrahydrofolate dehydrogenase/methenyltetrahydrofolate cyclohydrolase — translation MTAITLDGVATATAVKSELASRIAALRAKGVVPGLGTLLVGDDPGSRSYVAGKHRDCAEVGIESIRVDLPATASPADVRAAIADLNAASEVTGYIVQLPLPAGHDENAMLELIDPEKDADGLHPTNLGRLVLGVAGELASPLPCTPAGIVEMLQRYDVPIAGRHVAVIGRGITVGRPLGLLLTRKGLDATVTLTHSRTVDLAAEVRRADIVVAAVGVAHLVKPDWVKPGAAVLDVGITRVIDEATGKGRLTGDVDPAVAEIAGHLSPNPGGVGPMTRAMLLANVVKAAERG, via the coding sequence ATGACCGCCATCACGCTCGACGGCGTGGCCACGGCCACCGCCGTCAAGTCCGAGCTGGCGTCGCGCATCGCGGCGCTCCGCGCGAAGGGCGTCGTGCCCGGCCTCGGCACGCTGCTCGTCGGCGACGACCCGGGTTCGCGCTCGTACGTCGCGGGCAAGCACCGCGACTGCGCCGAGGTCGGCATCGAGTCGATCCGCGTCGACCTGCCGGCCACGGCGAGCCCGGCCGACGTGCGCGCCGCGATCGCCGACCTGAACGCGGCATCCGAGGTCACGGGGTACATCGTGCAGCTGCCGCTGCCCGCCGGGCACGACGAGAACGCGATGCTCGAGCTCATCGACCCCGAGAAGGACGCCGACGGCCTGCACCCGACCAACCTCGGGCGGCTCGTGCTCGGCGTCGCGGGCGAGCTCGCGTCGCCGCTGCCGTGCACGCCGGCGGGCATCGTCGAGATGCTGCAGCGGTACGACGTGCCGATCGCGGGCCGCCACGTCGCGGTCATCGGCCGCGGCATCACGGTCGGGCGCCCGCTCGGGCTGCTGCTCACCCGCAAGGGGCTCGACGCGACCGTCACGCTCACGCACTCGCGCACCGTCGACCTGGCCGCCGAGGTGCGCCGGGCCGACATCGTCGTGGCGGCGGTGGGCGTGGCGCACCTCGTGAAGCCCGACTGGGTCAAGCCGGGCGCCGCGGTGCTCGACGTGGGCATCACGCGCGTGATCGACGAGGCGACGGGCAAGGGCCGTCTCACGGGCGACGTCGATCCCGCGGTCGCCGAGATCGCCGGTCACCTCTCGCCGAACCCCGGCGGCGTCGGACCGATGACCCGCGCCATGCTCCTCGCGAACGTCGTGAAGGCGGCCGAGCGCGGGTAG
- a CDS encoding acylneuraminate cytidylyltransferase, which translates to MLEDGRPSGRAMHPAPRVVAVIPARGGSKGLPGKNLAEVGGVPLVARAVRAAVTARRIDAVLVSTDDDRIAEVARAAGAGVVRRPADLSGDTATSESALLHALHSIAAHTGVRPDVLVFVQATSPFIDPAALDLAVERVQRGDEDVVFSAVPSHVFLWRETDAGADGVNHAASARPRRQDREPEYAETGAFYVMRADGFVQAGHRFFGRVGIAPVHPDHAVEIDDAADLARARMLAPAVDALVAGGDPRHPLIDVDAIVTDFDGVHTDDTAWVDTLGRESVRVSRSDGAGVARLRAAGIPVLILSAEANPVVARRAEKLGVECLHGVDAKGAALAEWAFARGLDLDRVAYVGNDRNDLPALELVGWPVAVRDAVPDVLAAARHVLDRAGGHGAVRELADLVIASRDHASREHPANRTREQDIHDHPNHERATAR; encoded by the coding sequence ATGCTCGAAGACGGGCGGCCGTCGGGCCGCGCCATGCACCCCGCGCCGCGGGTCGTCGCGGTGATCCCCGCGCGGGGCGGCTCGAAGGGCCTGCCGGGCAAGAACCTCGCCGAGGTCGGCGGTGTTCCGCTCGTGGCTCGCGCGGTGCGCGCGGCCGTCACGGCGCGGCGCATCGACGCGGTGCTCGTGTCGACCGACGACGACCGCATCGCCGAGGTCGCCCGCGCGGCCGGCGCCGGCGTCGTCAGGCGACCCGCCGACCTCTCGGGCGACACCGCGACCTCCGAATCGGCGCTGCTGCACGCGCTGCACAGCATCGCCGCGCACACGGGAGTGCGCCCCGACGTGCTCGTGTTCGTGCAGGCGACCTCGCCGTTCATCGATCCGGCGGCGCTCGACCTCGCCGTCGAACGCGTGCAGCGCGGCGACGAGGACGTCGTGTTCTCGGCGGTGCCGAGCCACGTGTTCCTCTGGCGCGAGACGGATGCCGGCGCCGACGGCGTCAACCACGCGGCATCCGCTCGCCCGCGCCGTCAGGACCGCGAACCCGAGTACGCCGAGACGGGCGCGTTCTACGTCATGCGCGCCGACGGGTTCGTGCAGGCCGGGCACCGCTTCTTCGGTCGCGTCGGCATCGCGCCCGTGCATCCCGACCACGCGGTCGAGATCGACGACGCCGCAGACCTCGCTCGGGCCCGCATGCTCGCGCCGGCGGTCGACGCACTCGTCGCGGGCGGCGACCCGCGGCATCCGCTCATCGACGTCGACGCGATCGTCACCGACTTCGACGGCGTGCACACCGACGACACCGCGTGGGTCGACACGCTCGGCCGCGAATCGGTGCGCGTGAGCCGCAGCGACGGCGCGGGCGTCGCCCGACTGCGGGCCGCCGGCATCCCGGTGCTCATCCTCAGCGCCGAGGCGAACCCGGTCGTCGCGAGGCGCGCCGAGAAGCTCGGCGTCGAGTGCCTGCACGGCGTCGACGCGAAGGGGGCGGCGCTCGCCGAGTGGGCGTTCGCCCGCGGCCTCGACCTGGACCGCGTCGCCTACGTCGGCAACGACCGCAACGACCTGCCCGCGCTCGAGCTCGTCGGCTGGCCCGTCGCCGTGCGCGACGCGGTGCCCGACGTGCTCGCCGCCGCGCGCCACGTGCTCGACCGCGCGGGCGGGCACGGGGCGGTGCGCGAGCTCGCCGACCTCGTCATCGCCTCGCGCGATCACGCCTCGCGCGAGCACCCCGCGAACCGCACGCGCGAGCAGGACATCCACGACCACCCCAACCACGAGCGCGCCACGGCGCGCTGA
- a CDS encoding N-acetylneuraminate synthase family protein, producing the protein MSVRIGRSLIGPGNPVYVIGEIGLNHNGDVEIAKRLIDVAVEAGAQAVKFQKRTPEIATPEHMRDVPRETPWGTMTYLEYRHRVEFGEAEYLEIASYAMRAGVDWFASPWDVPSVAFLEGLDVVAHKVASASITDLDLLDALAATGKPIILSTGMSTIDEIDRAVDRLDRERLVVMHATSSYPMPEHEANLRMIETLRSRYPGVPIGYSGHERGLQISLAAVALGAVAVERHITLDRAMWGSDQAASLEPQGFEHLVRDIRIIGDAMGDGVKRVFPGEEAPRAKLRRVPA; encoded by the coding sequence ATGTCGGTGCGCATCGGACGATCGCTGATCGGCCCCGGAAACCCCGTCTACGTCATCGGCGAGATCGGACTCAACCACAACGGCGACGTCGAGATCGCCAAGCGGCTCATCGACGTCGCCGTCGAGGCGGGCGCGCAGGCGGTGAAGTTCCAGAAGCGCACGCCCGAGATCGCGACGCCGGAGCACATGCGCGACGTACCGCGCGAGACGCCGTGGGGCACGATGACCTACCTCGAGTACCGCCATCGCGTCGAGTTCGGCGAGGCCGAGTACCTCGAGATCGCGTCCTACGCGATGCGTGCGGGCGTCGACTGGTTCGCCTCGCCGTGGGATGTTCCGTCGGTCGCCTTCCTCGAGGGCCTCGACGTGGTCGCGCACAAGGTCGCGTCGGCGTCGATCACCGACCTCGACCTGCTCGACGCGCTCGCCGCGACGGGCAAGCCGATCATCCTCTCGACGGGCATGTCCACGATCGACGAGATCGACCGGGCCGTCGACCGCCTCGACCGCGAGCGGCTCGTGGTCATGCACGCCACCTCGAGCTACCCGATGCCCGAGCACGAGGCGAACCTGCGCATGATCGAGACGCTGCGCTCCCGCTACCCCGGTGTGCCGATCGGCTACTCGGGTCACGAGCGCGGCCTGCAGATCTCCCTCGCGGCCGTCGCGCTCGGCGCGGTCGCCGTCGAGCGCCACATCACGCTCGATCGTGCGATGTGGGGCTCCGACCAGGCCGCGTCGCTCGAGCCGCAGGGTTTCGAGCACCTCGTGCGCGACATCCGCATCATCGGCGACGCCATGGGCGACGGGGTCAAGCGCGTGTTCCCCGGCGAGGAGGCACCGCGGGCGAAGCTCCGCCGGGTGCCCGCGTGA
- a CDS encoding DUF6716 putative glycosyltransferase, translating into MFAGSGASRRSGTSGGADAAARRLLVVADSDSYVKWGAALASTLPQRWQVQLVVLASPVQPSATQLAHALAGTAFTPARTRVVHLDDLDGLLDVFDPHAVLLALRGPFVRVVAPILERRADRPVLVSGFPGLTIPAVPKAVIYREQTDLVVLHSRREVREFRANAAELGLGTTFALATLPFLAGAGEASASHGASPLVASSLGASTTDAAAVGSATAATGRAPSARTDVVFATQAKVPAAREDRVHLLGALAELARRRPDLRVVVKVRARRGEAQTHEETFDYADLMPEVDPPANLVIEDGPMADRLARAAALVTVSSTAVLEAVALDLPSLVIDDYGVSPAMINVVFEGSGLIGSTLDLVEGRFRTADASWRTDNYFHAVEAADWVRRLDAFVEAREVVPLRPLARRRDLSGGGLRSAFERRRMLGSHDRSLLGALAWGIGVPARWLVRRARRARARLAGGRAPVATQRGPGWTTDRTSGTASGRPAPDRPAPDGAVSGLATSADGRVPLDMADV; encoded by the coding sequence ATGTTCGCCGGGTCGGGTGCGTCGCGCCGCTCGGGCACGTCAGGTGGGGCGGATGCCGCGGCACGACGCCTGCTCGTCGTCGCCGACTCCGACTCCTACGTGAAGTGGGGTGCGGCGCTCGCCTCGACGCTGCCGCAGCGGTGGCAGGTGCAGCTCGTGGTGCTCGCGTCGCCCGTGCAGCCGAGCGCGACGCAGCTCGCCCACGCGCTGGCCGGCACCGCGTTCACGCCCGCCCGCACGAGGGTCGTGCACCTCGACGACCTCGACGGACTGCTCGACGTGTTCGATCCGCACGCGGTGCTGCTGGCGTTGCGCGGCCCGTTCGTGCGGGTCGTCGCGCCGATCCTCGAACGCCGTGCCGATCGCCCGGTGCTCGTGAGCGGGTTCCCTGGGCTCACGATCCCCGCGGTGCCGAAGGCGGTCATCTACCGCGAGCAGACCGACCTCGTGGTGCTGCACAGCCGTCGCGAGGTGCGCGAGTTCCGGGCGAACGCGGCGGAACTCGGGCTCGGGACCACGTTCGCGCTCGCGACGCTGCCGTTCCTCGCGGGGGCGGGCGAGGCCTCTGCGTCGCACGGCGCATCACCGCTCGTCGCATCATCGCTCGGTGCGAGCACGACGGATGCCGCGGCCGTCGGGTCCGCGACCGCCGCCACCGGCCGCGCGCCATCCGCCCGAACCGACGTCGTCTTCGCGACGCAGGCCAAGGTGCCGGCAGCACGGGAGGACCGCGTGCACCTGCTCGGCGCGCTGGCCGAGCTCGCGAGGCGTCGACCCGACCTGCGCGTGGTCGTCAAGGTGCGTGCGCGTCGCGGCGAGGCGCAGACGCACGAGGAGACGTTCGACTACGCCGACCTCATGCCCGAGGTCGACCCGCCCGCGAACCTGGTGATCGAGGACGGCCCGATGGCCGACCGGCTCGCGCGTGCCGCCGCCCTCGTCACAGTGAGCTCGACGGCCGTGCTCGAGGCCGTCGCCCTCGACCTCCCCTCGCTGGTGATCGACGACTACGGCGTCTCACCCGCGATGATCAACGTCGTCTTCGAGGGTTCCGGGCTGATCGGGTCGACGCTCGACCTCGTCGAGGGGCGGTTCCGAACGGCGGATGCCTCGTGGCGCACCGACAACTACTTCCATGCCGTCGAGGCGGCCGACTGGGTGCGACGCCTCGACGCCTTCGTCGAGGCGCGCGAGGTCGTGCCGTTGCGCCCGCTGGCGCGTCGCCGGGACCTGTCGGGCGGCGGGCTGCGCTCCGCGTTCGAGCGGCGGCGGATGCTCGGCTCGCACGACCGCAGCCTGCTCGGCGCGCTCGCGTGGGGCATCGGGGTTCCGGCTCGCTGGCTCGTACGGCGCGCACGACGGGCCAGGGCCCGCCTCGCCGGCGGCCGGGCGCCGGTCGCGACGCAACGCGGCCCCGGGTGGACGACGGATCGAACGAGCGGCACCGCATCGGGTCGGCCGGCACCGGACCGGCCGGCACCGGACGGGGCGGTGTCGGGCCTCGCGACGTCAGCCGACGGGCGCGTGCCGCTCGACATGGCCGACGTATGA
- a CDS encoding gamma carbonic anhydrase family protein, with protein sequence MSADPSARILTVAGVPAPDLHATAFVAAGAVVVGDVRLAAHASVWYNAVLRAEAEPIVIGERSNLQDTVACHVDRGFPLVVGTGVSVGHGAVLHGCTVEDDCLVGMNATVLNGAVIGAGSLIAAGAVVLEGTVVPPGSLVAGVPAKVRRELTPEEQAGIRRNADSYVGHVERHAPVG encoded by the coding sequence ATGAGCGCAGACCCGTCCGCCCGCATCCTCACCGTCGCCGGCGTGCCGGCGCCCGACCTGCATGCGACGGCCTTCGTCGCGGCCGGTGCGGTGGTCGTGGGCGACGTCCGCCTGGCCGCGCACGCGAGCGTCTGGTACAACGCGGTGCTGCGCGCCGAGGCCGAGCCGATCGTGATCGGCGAGCGCTCGAACCTGCAGGACACCGTCGCGTGCCACGTCGACCGCGGATTCCCGCTCGTGGTCGGCACCGGCGTCTCGGTCGGGCACGGCGCGGTGCTGCACGGCTGCACCGTCGAGGACGACTGCCTGGTCGGCATGAACGCGACCGTGCTGAACGGCGCGGTCATCGGCGCGGGGTCGCTCATCGCCGCCGGAGCCGTGGTGCTCGAGGGCACGGTCGTGCCGCCCGGGTCGCTCGTCGCCGGCGTCCCGGCGAAGGTGCGGCGCGAGCTCACCCCCGAGGAGCAGGCCGGCATCCGACGCAACGCCGACTCATACGTCGGCCATGTCGAGCGGCACGCGCCCGTCGGCTGA
- a CDS encoding APC family permease, protein MTDRPALARRLGLRDAIAIGLASMIGAGVFAVWVPAAQAAGPWLLAGLAVAAFVAFANASSTGQLAARYPESGGAYRYGRERLGEWPGFVAGWGFVVGKTASCAAMALTAAAYLVPGPWQKPVAVLAVLLLAGVNLLGVTRTARAATVIVTVVLVVLGLVVAAGASHLFEVGSTAQSGADAPAPGWFGVLQSAGLLFFAFAGYARIATLGEEVRDPARTIPRAIAIALGIALGVFSAIAVVLLLVLGPAALAASGDAPLADLVLVSGWGWMAPVVRVAAAIAACGALLALIAGIGRTALAMARDRELPAPLAAVHPRAQVPYVAEIVVAAVVVALVLLVDLRGAIGFSAFGVLVYYLVANASALTQPASERRVPRWLSAAGAIGCLVLVVALPIEAVLGGLVVFAVGVAYRLVRTAVEPRRRPPSDGGGSGGGDGGNGNGSGS, encoded by the coding sequence GTGACCGACCGGCCGGCCCTCGCGAGACGACTCGGGCTCCGCGATGCCATCGCGATCGGGCTGGCGTCGATGATCGGGGCCGGCGTGTTCGCCGTGTGGGTGCCGGCGGCGCAGGCGGCGGGCCCGTGGCTACTCGCCGGCCTCGCGGTCGCCGCGTTCGTCGCGTTCGCGAATGCGAGTTCGACGGGCCAGCTCGCCGCGCGGTATCCGGAGTCGGGCGGCGCCTACCGCTACGGGAGGGAGCGCCTCGGCGAGTGGCCGGGCTTCGTCGCGGGTTGGGGCTTCGTCGTCGGCAAGACCGCGAGTTGCGCGGCGATGGCGCTGACCGCGGCTGCCTACCTCGTGCCCGGGCCGTGGCAGAAGCCGGTCGCCGTGCTCGCGGTGCTCCTGCTCGCGGGCGTCAACCTGCTCGGGGTCACGCGAACGGCCCGCGCCGCGACCGTGATCGTGACCGTCGTGCTCGTGGTGCTCGGGCTCGTCGTCGCGGCCGGGGCGAGCCACCTGTTCGAGGTCGGCTCCACGGCGCAGTCGGGGGCGGACGCACCGGCGCCCGGATGGTTCGGAGTGCTCCAGTCGGCCGGCCTCCTGTTCTTCGCATTCGCGGGGTACGCGCGCATCGCGACGCTCGGCGAGGAGGTGCGCGACCCGGCGCGCACGATCCCCCGCGCGATCGCGATCGCGCTCGGCATCGCGCTCGGGGTGTTCTCGGCCATCGCGGTCGTGCTCCTTCTCGTGCTCGGTCCTGCCGCCCTCGCGGCCTCGGGCGACGCCCCGCTGGCCGACCTCGTGCTGGTGAGCGGATGGGGGTGGATGGCACCCGTCGTGCGGGTCGCCGCGGCCATCGCCGCCTGCGGCGCCCTGCTCGCGCTCATCGCGGGCATCGGGCGCACGGCGCTCGCGATGGCGCGCGACCGTGAGCTCCCCGCGCCGCTGGCGGCGGTGCACCCGCGCGCACAGGTGCCGTACGTGGCCGAGATCGTCGTCGCGGCGGTCGTCGTCGCGCTCGTGCTGCTCGTCGACCTGCGCGGGGCCATCGGGTTCAGCGCCTTCGGCGTGCTCGTCTACTACCTCGTCGCGAACGCATCAGCACTCACGCAACCCGCGTCGGAGCGGCGCGTGCCTCGATGGCTCAGCGCAGCAGGGGCCATCGGATGCCTCGTGCTCGTCGTCGCGCTGCCGATCGAGGCGGTGCTCGGCGGGCTCGTCGTCTTCGCCGTCGGCGTCGCGTATCGGCTCGTGCGCACCGCCGTGGAGCCGCGGCGGCGTCCGCCGTCGGACGGCGGCGGCAGCGGCGGCGGCGACGGCGGCAACGGCAACGGCTCGGGCTCCTGA
- a CDS encoding YbaK/EbsC family protein: protein MTTTSHPAVERVAETLASHGLSPEIVWFDDAVTTAPLAADALGVEVGQIANSLVFTLDDEPILVLTSGAHRVDTDWLGAQLGGVIGRASKETVKEATGQVIGGVAPVGHPTPVRTIVDVDLAGYDEVWAAAGHAKTVFPTTFAELVRITGGTPHAVEPPLEAAP from the coding sequence ATGACCACCACTTCCCACCCCGCCGTCGAGCGCGTCGCCGAAACCCTGGCGAGCCATGGGCTCTCGCCCGAGATCGTCTGGTTCGACGACGCCGTCACGACCGCCCCGCTCGCGGCCGACGCGCTCGGCGTCGAGGTCGGCCAGATCGCGAACTCGCTCGTGTTCACGCTCGACGACGAGCCGATCCTCGTGCTCACCTCCGGCGCCCACCGCGTCGACACCGACTGGCTCGGCGCGCAGCTCGGGGGCGTCATCGGGCGCGCCTCGAAGGAGACGGTGAAGGAGGCCACGGGCCAGGTCATCGGCGGCGTCGCACCCGTCGGCCACCCGACGCCGGTGCGCACGATCGTCGACGTCGACCTCGCCGGCTACGACGAGGTTTGGGCTGCGGCCGGGCACGCCAAGACGGTGTTCCCGACGACGTTCGCCGAGCTCGTGCGCATCACGGGCGGCACGCCGCACGCGGTCGAGCCCCCGCTGGAGGCCGCGCCGTGA
- a CDS encoding GNAT family N-acetyltransferase → MSAGAVAWQRMAGPLELRTPTRDDLERALEWRNRPEVTRWLLRTTVDPEAYVAAWLAAIDDPDQHAVVAVVDGMIVGTGSLDVSDGMGQFDGDEWRRSEGLLGYLIDPAHAGKGYATDIARALLDLAFTELRLHRVTAACFADNRASWRVMEKLGMRREQHGVRDSWHAELGWVDGFTYAILADEWAGGVQELRQP, encoded by the coding sequence GTGAGCGCCGGCGCCGTGGCCTGGCAGCGGATGGCCGGCCCGCTCGAACTCCGCACGCCCACGCGCGACGACCTCGAACGCGCGCTCGAGTGGCGCAATCGGCCCGAGGTCACGCGCTGGCTGCTGCGCACCACGGTCGATCCCGAGGCGTACGTGGCGGCGTGGCTCGCGGCCATCGACGATCCCGACCAGCACGCCGTGGTCGCCGTCGTCGACGGCATGATCGTCGGCACCGGCTCGCTCGACGTGAGCGACGGCATGGGACAGTTCGACGGCGACGAGTGGCGCAGGTCAGAGGGCCTGCTCGGGTACCTGATCGACCCGGCACACGCTGGAAAGGGCTACGCCACCGACATCGCCAGGGCCCTGCTCGACCTCGCGTTCACCGAGCTCAGGCTGCACCGCGTCACCGCCGCATGCTTCGCCGACAACCGGGCTTCCTGGCGGGTCATGGAGAAGCTCGGCATGCGCCGCGAGCAGCACGGGGTCCGCGACTCGTGGCACGCCGAACTCGGCTGGGTCGACGGGTTCACCTACGCGATCCTCGCCGACGAATGGGCCGGCGGGGTGCAGGAGCTCAGGCAGCCGTGA